In Dryobates pubescens isolate bDryPub1 chromosome 31, bDryPub1.pri, whole genome shotgun sequence, one DNA window encodes the following:
- the ADD2 gene encoding beta-adducin isoform X1 gives MSTAASPEPLPSPPAPGPRCLGGLGAADPQYLRARSVGAELRQDFNLMEQKKRVTMILQSPSFREELESLIQEQMKKGNNSSHIWALRQIADFMATTSPAALPTSPMGLAAVTPINDLHGAEAPALAKGERLMRCKVGSIHRLLDLYGWAQLGHGAVTLRVSKEQEHFLVAPQGLACSEVTAASLIKVNVLGAVVEQGSTNFAPDARSFSLHAAIYAARPDARCIIRLHTPATAAVSAMRCGVLPISRAALLLGDVAYFDFRGEVEDEADRVELQKCLGPTCKILVLRNHGVLALGDTAEEAFYSIFHLQAACEIQVSALASAGGAENLIVLERSKQRPHEVGSVRWAGSTFGPMQKSRLGEHEFEALMRMLDNLGYRTGYTYRYPLVQERSKPKSDVLIPATVTAFVFEEEAAPLPALRQHAHRQQKEKTRWLNTPNTYLRVSVAEEQQGSASSQKTKTTWLKADEVEKGSSGTPIRIENPNQFVPLYTDPQEVLEMRNKIREQNRQDVKSAGPQSQLLASVIAETSRSPSTESHLGDAEAKEASREEAPPEPEPPNPFSQLTDQELEEYKQEVERKKLELQGEKELTAEESQAPPSKSPPTSPQKTPAPTPGKPSEGDKKVDGGQVPADSAAEKEPPAVVNGKDEEQSTEDSVSKGGGRTTSPPEQDAPKEKETVTSSPVSPEGSPSKSPSKKKKKFRTPSFLKKGKKKEKIES, from the exons ATGAGCACCGCCGCCAGCCCCGAGCCGCTGCCGtcgccccccgcccccgggccgcgctgcctgggggggctgggagccgcTGACCCTCAGTACCTGCGGGCGAGGAGCGTGGGGGCAGAGCTGCGGCAGGACTTCAACCTGATGGAGCAGAAGAAGAGAGTCACCATGATCCTGCAGAGCCCG TCTttcagggaggagctggaaagccTCATCCAGGAGCAGATGAAGAAGGGCAACAACTCCTCCCACATCTGGGCCCTGCGGCAGATCGCAGACTTCAtggccaccacctcccctgctgccctccccacctcccccatgg ggctggccgCGGTCACCCCCATCAACGACCTGCACGGGGCCGAGGCGCCGGCGCTGGCCAAGGGCGAGCGGCTGATGCGGTGCAAGGTTGGCAGCATCCATCGGCTGCTGGACCTCTACGGCTGGGCGCAGCTGGGGCACGGCGCCGTCACC ctgagggtcagcaaggagcaggagcacTTCCTGGTGGCCCCCCAGGGGCTGGCGTGCAGCGAGGtgacagctgccagcctg ATCAAGGTGAACGTGCTGGGGGCcgtggtggagcagggcagcaccaacTTCGCGCCCGATGCCCGCAGCTTCAGCCTGCACGCTGCCATCTACGCTGCCCGCCCCGACGCCCGCTGCATCATCCGCCTGCACACGCCGGCCACGGCCGCT GTGTCGGCCATGCGCTGCGGGGTGCTGCCCATCTCCCGAgccgccctgctgctgggcgACGTCGCCTACTTCGATTTCCGCGGAGAGGTGGAGGACGAAGCCGATCGGGTGGAGCTCCAGAAGTGCCTCGGCCCCACCTGTAAG ATCCTGGTGCTGCGCAACCACGGGGTGCTGGCGCTGGGGGACACTGCCGAGGAGGCCTTCTACAGCATCTTCCACCTGCAGGCGGCCTGCGAGATCCAG GTGTCGGCGCTGGCAAGCGCGGGGGGCGCCGAGAACCTGATCGTGCTGGAGCGCAGCAAGCAGCGCCCCCACGAGGTGGGCTCCGTGCGCTGGGCAGGAAGCACCTTCGGACCCATGCAGAAGAGCCGCCTGGGCGAGCACGAGTTCGAGGCCCTGATGAGGATGTTGGACAACCTG GGTTACCGCACAGGCTACACCTACCGCTACCCCCTGGTGCAAGAGAGAAGCAAGCCCAAGAGCGACGTCCTGATCCCTGCCACCGTCACTGCCTTCGTCTTCGAGGAGGAGGCTGCGCCGCTGCCTGCGCTCCGGCAGCAcgcccacaggcagcagaaggagaaGACTCGCTGGCTCAACACCCCCAACACCTACCTGAGGGTCagcgtggctgaggagcagcagggcagcgccAGCAGCCAAAAGACAAAGACGAcg tggcTGAAAGCAGATGAGGTGGAAAAAGGCAGCAGTGGGACCCCCATCCGAATCGAGAACCCAAATCAGTTCGTGCCCCTCTACACGGACccacaggaggtgctggagatgaggaacaag atccGGGAGCAGAACCGGCAGGATGTGAAGTCGGCAGGGCCCCAGTCGCAGCTGCTGGCCAGCGTCATCGCCGAGACCAGCCGCAGCCCT TCCACAGAGAGCCATCTGGGGGATGCAGAAGCCAAAGAGGCATCCCGGGAGGAGGCACCTCCGGAGCCAGAGCCTCCCAACCCCTTCAGCCAGCTCACGgaccaggagctggaggagtacaagcaggaggtggagaggaaaaagctggagctgcagg GAGAGAAGGAGCTCACGGCAGAGGAGAGCCAGGCACCTCCTAGCAaatccccccccacctccccacagAAGACCCCGGCCCCGACGCCCGGCAAGCCCTCGGAGG GTGACAAGAAGGTGGACGGCGGCCAAGTGCCAGCCGACTCTGCTGCCGAGAAGGAGCCACCAGCAGTGGTGAATGGGAAGGACGAGGAGCAGAGCACCGAGGACAGCGTGAGCAAAGGGGGAGGCCGGACCACCTCCCCCCCTGAGCAGGATgcccccaaggagaaggagacgGTGACCAGCAGCCCTGTCTCCCCCGAAGGGTCACCCTCTAAATCACCCtccaagaagaagaagaaattccGGACCCCATCCTTcctgaaaaaaggcaaaaagaaggagaagatcgaatcctga
- the FIGLA gene encoding factor in the germline alpha: MGEPSNAGGQPIGVLLSTPAPEVLQEVLSRRFGALPHTAAISRLRRQPDGGYLLDRDPAEILERRQEANARERERIKNLNCGFARLRALVPLISRSQKPSKVDTLRATTEYIRLLRLVLADSQPPQVRWAPPRGRDTPPPPGA, encoded by the exons ATGGGGGAGCCCAGCAACGCCGGAGGGCAGCCGATAGGGGTCCTGCTGAGCACCCCCGCCCccgaggtgctgcaggaggtgctgagccGACGCTTCGGCGCCCTGCCCCACACCGCTGCCATCAGTCGCCTGCGGCGGCAGCCGGACGGGGGCTACCTGCTCGACAGGGACCCTGCCGAGATTCTGGAGAGACGGCAAGAGGCCAAcgccagggagagggagagg atcAAGAACCTGAACTGCGGCTTTGCCAGGCTGCGGGCGCTGGTGCCGCTCATCTCCCGCAGCCAGAAGCCCAGCAAGGTGGACACCCTGAGGGCCACCACGGAGTACATCCGGCTGCTGCGCCTGGTCCTGGCCGACAGCCAGCCCCCCCAGGTGCGCTGGGCACCCCCCCGGGGcagagacacccccccccccccgggggcttag
- the ADD2 gene encoding beta-adducin isoform X2, with protein MSTAASPEPLPSPPAPGPRCLGGLGAADPQYLRARSVGAELRQDFNLMEQKKRVTMILQSPSFREELESLIQEQMKKGNNSSHIWALRQIADFMATTSPAALPTSPMGLAAVTPINDLHGAEAPALAKGERLMRCKVGSIHRLLDLYGWAQLGHGAVTLRVSKEQEHFLVAPQGLACSEVTAASLIKVNVLGAVVEQGSTNFAPDARSFSLHAAIYAARPDARCIIRLHTPATAAVSAMRCGVLPISRAALLLGDVAYFDFRGEVEDEADRVELQKCLGPTCKILVLRNHGVLALGDTAEEAFYSIFHLQAACEIQVSALASAGGAENLIVLERSKQRPHEVGSVRWAGSTFGPMQKSRLGEHEFEALMRMLDNLGYRTGYTYRYPLVQERSKPKSDVLIPATVTAFVFEEEAAPLPALRQHAHRQQKEKTRWLNTPNTYLRVSVAEEQQGSASSQKTKTTWLKADEVEKGSSGTPIRIENPNQFVPLYTDPQEVLEMRNKIREQNRQDVKSAGPQSQLLASVIAETSRSPSTESHLGDAEAKEASREEAPPEPEPPNPFSQLTDQELEEYKQEVERKKLELQGEKELTAEESQAPPSKSPPTSPQKTPAPTPGKPSEGVTSDLSL; from the exons ATGAGCACCGCCGCCAGCCCCGAGCCGCTGCCGtcgccccccgcccccgggccgcgctgcctgggggggctgggagccgcTGACCCTCAGTACCTGCGGGCGAGGAGCGTGGGGGCAGAGCTGCGGCAGGACTTCAACCTGATGGAGCAGAAGAAGAGAGTCACCATGATCCTGCAGAGCCCG TCTttcagggaggagctggaaagccTCATCCAGGAGCAGATGAAGAAGGGCAACAACTCCTCCCACATCTGGGCCCTGCGGCAGATCGCAGACTTCAtggccaccacctcccctgctgccctccccacctcccccatgg ggctggccgCGGTCACCCCCATCAACGACCTGCACGGGGCCGAGGCGCCGGCGCTGGCCAAGGGCGAGCGGCTGATGCGGTGCAAGGTTGGCAGCATCCATCGGCTGCTGGACCTCTACGGCTGGGCGCAGCTGGGGCACGGCGCCGTCACC ctgagggtcagcaaggagcaggagcacTTCCTGGTGGCCCCCCAGGGGCTGGCGTGCAGCGAGGtgacagctgccagcctg ATCAAGGTGAACGTGCTGGGGGCcgtggtggagcagggcagcaccaacTTCGCGCCCGATGCCCGCAGCTTCAGCCTGCACGCTGCCATCTACGCTGCCCGCCCCGACGCCCGCTGCATCATCCGCCTGCACACGCCGGCCACGGCCGCT GTGTCGGCCATGCGCTGCGGGGTGCTGCCCATCTCCCGAgccgccctgctgctgggcgACGTCGCCTACTTCGATTTCCGCGGAGAGGTGGAGGACGAAGCCGATCGGGTGGAGCTCCAGAAGTGCCTCGGCCCCACCTGTAAG ATCCTGGTGCTGCGCAACCACGGGGTGCTGGCGCTGGGGGACACTGCCGAGGAGGCCTTCTACAGCATCTTCCACCTGCAGGCGGCCTGCGAGATCCAG GTGTCGGCGCTGGCAAGCGCGGGGGGCGCCGAGAACCTGATCGTGCTGGAGCGCAGCAAGCAGCGCCCCCACGAGGTGGGCTCCGTGCGCTGGGCAGGAAGCACCTTCGGACCCATGCAGAAGAGCCGCCTGGGCGAGCACGAGTTCGAGGCCCTGATGAGGATGTTGGACAACCTG GGTTACCGCACAGGCTACACCTACCGCTACCCCCTGGTGCAAGAGAGAAGCAAGCCCAAGAGCGACGTCCTGATCCCTGCCACCGTCACTGCCTTCGTCTTCGAGGAGGAGGCTGCGCCGCTGCCTGCGCTCCGGCAGCAcgcccacaggcagcagaaggagaaGACTCGCTGGCTCAACACCCCCAACACCTACCTGAGGGTCagcgtggctgaggagcagcagggcagcgccAGCAGCCAAAAGACAAAGACGAcg tggcTGAAAGCAGATGAGGTGGAAAAAGGCAGCAGTGGGACCCCCATCCGAATCGAGAACCCAAATCAGTTCGTGCCCCTCTACACGGACccacaggaggtgctggagatgaggaacaag atccGGGAGCAGAACCGGCAGGATGTGAAGTCGGCAGGGCCCCAGTCGCAGCTGCTGGCCAGCGTCATCGCCGAGACCAGCCGCAGCCCT TCCACAGAGAGCCATCTGGGGGATGCAGAAGCCAAAGAGGCATCCCGGGAGGAGGCACCTCCGGAGCCAGAGCCTCCCAACCCCTTCAGCCAGCTCACGgaccaggagctggaggagtacaagcaggaggtggagaggaaaaagctggagctgcagg GAGAGAAGGAGCTCACGGCAGAGGAGAGCCAGGCACCTCCTAGCAaatccccccccacctccccacagAAGACCCCGGCCCCGACGCCCGGCAAGCCCTCGGAGG GAGTTACCTCTGACTTGTCACTGTA G